A window of Blastomonas sp. SL216 contains these coding sequences:
- a CDS encoding PhoH family protein, giving the protein MARKQGNGGGRGGDNGKLRGKHDPQSTRLSPIYGSDFPFNRPEPANKARIGVEFDEPTLLGPLFGQFDKNLVAIENRLGVYIQARGNRIQIEGEAEAAARARDVLVGLHKRIEQGLDIDEGAVEALITMSAEPTLEGIVRSEVAEPPAIMIRTRKKTIVPRSATQTEYMRSLVRDDVIFALGPAGTGKTYLAVAQAVSQLITGTVNRLILSRPAVEAGERLGFLPGDMKEKVDPYLRPLYDALYDTLPAEQVERRIASGEIEIAPLAFMRGRTLADSFIILDEAQNTTPAQMKMFLTRFGMNSRMVICGDPKQVDLPGGVGASGLADAVGRLEGVQGIGTVRFTAADVVRHPIVGRIVEAYEGKDA; this is encoded by the coding sequence ATGGCGCGCAAACAGGGCAATGGCGGCGGACGCGGCGGCGATAACGGCAAGCTGCGCGGCAAGCACGATCCGCAATCGACGCGCCTCTCACCGATTTACGGCAGCGACTTCCCGTTCAACCGGCCCGAACCTGCCAACAAGGCGCGGATCGGGGTGGAGTTCGATGAGCCGACGCTGCTGGGGCCGCTGTTCGGCCAGTTCGACAAGAATCTGGTGGCGATCGAGAACCGGCTGGGCGTCTATATCCAGGCGCGCGGCAACCGCATCCAGATCGAGGGCGAGGCCGAAGCCGCCGCGCGGGCGCGCGACGTGCTGGTCGGCCTGCACAAGCGGATCGAACAGGGGCTGGATATCGATGAAGGCGCGGTCGAGGCGCTGATCACCATGTCGGCCGAACCGACGCTGGAGGGCATCGTCCGGTCCGAGGTGGCAGAGCCGCCCGCGATCATGATCCGGACGCGCAAGAAGACCATCGTGCCGCGATCGGCGACGCAGACCGAATATATGCGCTCGCTGGTCCGCGACGACGTGATCTTCGCGCTGGGTCCGGCGGGGACCGGAAAGACCTATCTCGCGGTGGCGCAGGCCGTCAGCCAGCTGATCACCGGCACGGTCAACCGGCTGATCCTGTCGCGTCCGGCGGTCGAGGCCGGCGAACGGCTGGGTTTCCTGCCCGGCGACATGAAGGAGAAGGTCGATCCCTATCTCCGCCCGCTTTACGATGCGCTCTATGACACGCTGCCTGCCGAGCAGGTCGAGCGGCGGATTGCCAGCGGCGAGATCGAGATCGCGCCGCTGGCGTTCATGCGCGGCCGCACGCTGGCCGACAGCTTCATCATCCTCGACGAGGCGCAGAATACCACGCCTGCGCAGATGAAGATGTTTCTCACCCGTTTCGGCATGAACAGCCGGATGGTCATTTGCGGCGACCCCAAACAGGTCGACCTGCCCGGCGGCGTCGGTGCCTCGGGCCTGGCCGATGCGGTCGGTCGGCTGGAAGGCGTGCAGGGCATCGGCACGGTACGCTTCACCGCAGCCGATGTCGTGCGCCACCCGATCGTCGGGCGGATCGTCGAGGCCTATGAGGGCAAGGATGCGTGA
- the ybeY gene encoding rRNA maturation RNase YbeY: protein MIETETSVDELWPGDTDWEALSARAVSAALAVSAHGSLAEARFTVSVSVHFGSDDEVQALNRDYRHKDKPTNVLSFPMIDPDDFVALANTDDGEVLLGDIMLAHQTCAREAEEKGIALTAHATHLVAHGMLHLLGHDHIEEADAEIMEALEVKALANLGLDNPY, encoded by the coding sequence ATGATCGAAACCGAAACCTCTGTCGATGAACTCTGGCCCGGCGATACCGACTGGGAGGCGTTGTCGGCGCGCGCGGTGTCTGCCGCGCTGGCGGTCAGCGCGCACGGATCGCTGGCTGAAGCGCGTTTCACGGTGTCGGTCAGCGTACATTTCGGCAGTGACGACGAGGTGCAGGCGCTCAATCGCGACTATCGCCACAAGGACAAGCCCACCAACGTCTTGTCCTTCCCGATGATCGACCCTGATGACTTTGTCGCGCTGGCGAACACGGATGACGGCGAGGTGCTGCTGGGCGACATCATGCTGGCCCATCAGACCTGCGCGCGCGAGGCCGAGGAAAAGGGCATTGCGCTCACCGCCCATGCCACCCATCTGGTCGCGCATGGCATGCTCCATCTGCTGGGCCACGACCATATCGAAGAGGCCGATGCCGAGATCATGGAGGCGCTGGAGGTGAAAGCGCTTGCCAATCTGGGGCTGGACAATCCATATTGA
- a CDS encoding hemolysin family protein — translation MADGDSNGGGKSTAQDDGSGRIWRGLKALLFGEQHDQSLRAQLEEAIDEHEEDDDADDASSRGDLSRVEREMLRNLLHFSEHDVDDVAVPRSDIIAIDRDASFDALVQIFAEHGHSRVPVYEGSLDHIVGMVHIKDVFPIIATDGPRPERWDNLIRQPRFVPETMGVLDLLAEMRQTRTHLAIVIDEYSGTEGLVTIEDLVEEIVGDIEDEHDDEPEMLVIPGENGTWDADARAELDDVAKLVDPALGEIDHDVDTLGGLAFVLAGEVPAPGRMLEHDSGWRLEIVDGDERRVTRIRLLPPMEPAGADA, via the coding sequence ATGGCAGACGGAGACAGTAATGGCGGTGGTAAATCCACCGCACAAGACGACGGTTCGGGGCGAATATGGCGGGGCTTGAAGGCCCTGCTGTTCGGAGAACAACACGACCAGTCGCTGCGCGCCCAGCTTGAAGAGGCGATCGACGAGCACGAGGAGGACGACGATGCCGATGACGCGTCGTCGCGCGGCGACCTGTCCCGCGTCGAGCGCGAGATGCTGCGCAACCTGCTGCATTTCAGCGAACATGATGTCGACGATGTCGCGGTGCCGCGCAGCGACATCATCGCCATCGATCGCGATGCCAGTTTCGATGCCTTGGTGCAGATCTTTGCCGAGCACGGCCATAGCCGCGTGCCGGTCTATGAAGGCTCGCTCGACCATATTGTCGGCATGGTCCACATCAAGGATGTGTTCCCGATCATTGCCACCGATGGCCCGCGCCCCGAGCGCTGGGACAATCTGATCCGTCAGCCGCGCTTCGTGCCGGAAACCATGGGCGTGCTCGATCTGCTTGCCGAAATGCGCCAGACGCGCACCCACCTGGCCATTGTCATCGACGAGTATTCGGGCACCGAAGGGCTGGTGACGATCGAGGATCTGGTCGAGGAAATCGTCGGCGATATCGAGGACGAGCATGACGACGAGCCCGAGATGCTGGTCATCCCCGGCGAGAACGGCACATGGGACGCCGATGCGCGTGCCGAGCTGGACGATGTCGCCAAGCTGGTCGACCCGGCTTTGGGCGAGATCGACCATGATGTCGACACGCTGGGCGGCCTGGCCTTCGTGCTGGCGGGCGAGGTGCCTGCACCGGGCCGGATGCTGGAACATGACAGCGGCTGGCGGCTGGAGATCGTCGATGGCGACGAGCGCCGGGTCACCCGCATTCGCCTGTTGCCGCCGATGGAACCCGCCGGGGCAGACGCCTGA
- a CDS encoding glycosyltransferase family 1 protein, whose amino-acid sequence MDISDLRIALFSGNYNYVRDGANQALNRLVGWLLENGAQVRVYSPTTKTPAFEPAGDLVSLPSLPIPGRSEYRVTTILPPRIKKDLNRFAPNIVHVSSPDSAGHSAVRWAQRHNIPVLGSVHTRFETYPRYYNMAFLEPVLEAILRRLYRKCDAIVAPSDSMAQVLREQRMSYDVGIWSRGVDKHIFNPQMRDMDWRRSLGLADDVPVIGFLGRLVMEKGLDVFSDSIDRLVRRKVPHQVLVVGEGPARGWFESRLPGAVFAGFQGGADLGRAVASMDLFFNPSITETFGNVTLEAMACGVPVVAARATGSESLVEHNVTGQLVRPGATVEFADALQAYCGNPDLRSAHGQAGLKRSEKYSWDRINRGLAETYIRLIRQRQSGSGGIPYRAIR is encoded by the coding sequence ATGGACATTTCCGATCTTCGCATTGCGCTGTTCAGTGGCAACTATAACTACGTCCGCGATGGCGCAAACCAGGCCCTGAACCGGCTGGTTGGCTGGTTGCTGGAAAATGGCGCGCAGGTGCGAGTCTATTCGCCGACCACCAAGACACCGGCGTTCGAGCCGGCGGGCGACCTTGTCAGCCTGCCCTCGCTGCCGATTCCCGGCCGCAGCGAATATCGCGTGACGACGATCCTGCCGCCCAGGATCAAGAAGGACCTCAATCGCTTCGCGCCCAATATCGTCCATGTCTCCAGCCCCGACAGCGCCGGGCACAGCGCGGTGCGCTGGGCGCAGCGGCACAATATTCCGGTGCTGGGATCGGTGCACACCCGGTTCGAAACCTATCCGCGCTATTACAACATGGCGTTTCTGGAGCCGGTGCTCGAGGCGATCCTGCGCCGTCTGTACCGCAAGTGCGATGCCATTGTCGCGCCGTCCGATTCGATGGCGCAGGTGCTGCGCGAACAGCGGATGAGCTATGACGTCGGCATCTGGTCGCGCGGCGTCGACAAGCATATCTTCAATCCGCAGATGCGCGACATGGACTGGCGGCGGTCGCTGGGCCTGGCCGACGACGTTCCGGTGATCGGCTTTCTGGGCCGGCTGGTGATGGAAAAGGGGCTCGACGTCTTTTCCGATTCGATCGACCGGCTGGTGCGCCGCAAGGTGCCGCATCAGGTGCTGGTGGTGGGCGAAGGGCCCGCCCGTGGCTGGTTCGAATCGCGGCTGCCGGGCGCTGTGTTCGCAGGCTTTCAGGGCGGGGCTGATCTCGGCCGTGCGGTCGCCAGCATGGACCTGTTCTTCAACCCGTCGATCACCGAAACCTTCGGCAATGTGACGCTGGAAGCGATGGCCTGCGGCGTGCCCGTGGTCGCCGCGCGCGCGACGGGCAGCGAAAGCCTGGTCGAGCACAATGTCACCGGCCAGCTGGTGCGTCCCGGCGCGACGGTCGAATTTGCAGACGCGCTGCAGGCCTATTGCGGCAACCCCGACCTGCGCAGCGCGCACGGCCAGGCGGGCCTCAAGCGCAGCGAGAAATACAGCTGGGACCGGATCAACCGGGGCCTGGCCGAAACCTATATCCGGCTTATCCGCCAGCGCCAGTCTGGCAGCGGCGGCATTCCCTATCGCGCCATTCGCTGA
- a CDS encoding cystathionine gamma-synthase family protein produces the protein MTDTPIKPITTPTPRRKPKPEVEMLGGRKLKPATLMMGHGFDPALSEGSLKAPIFLTSTFAFENAAAGKRHFEGLTGKRPGGAEGLVYSRFNGPNQEILEDRLSIWDDAEDALVFSSGMSAIATLLLAYCSNNDVIVHSGPLYAATEAMIARILSRFGITYMDFPAGATRAEIDAVLEQAKDMAARQGGRVAMIYLESPANPTNALVDIEAVAEARDAVLGAEAVPTPIAIDNTFLGPLWQQPLHHGADIVVYSLTKYVGGHSDLVAGGLSGPKRWMDPVRALRNTIGTICDPNTAWMLMRSLETVELRMTRAGENAAKVCAFLAQHPKVEGLGYLGMIQDARQQDIFDRHCTGAGSTFSLFIKGGEADSFRFLDSLRLAKLAVSLGGTETLASHPAAMTHLSVPDARKAALGITDNLVRISIGVEDPDDLIADFEQALNVV, from the coding sequence ATGACCGACACCCCGATCAAACCGATCACCACCCCCACGCCGCGCCGCAAGCCCAAGCCCGAGGTCGAGATGCTGGGCGGACGCAAGCTGAAGCCTGCCACGCTGATGATGGGCCATGGCTTTGACCCAGCCCTGTCCGAAGGCTCGCTCAAGGCCCCGATCTTCCTCACCTCCACCTTCGCGTTCGAAAATGCGGCGGCGGGCAAGCGCCATTTCGAAGGGCTGACGGGCAAGCGCCCCGGCGGCGCCGAAGGCCTGGTCTATTCGCGCTTCAACGGCCCCAATCAGGAGATCCTAGAAGATCGCCTGAGCATCTGGGACGATGCCGAGGACGCGCTGGTGTTTTCCAGCGGCATGTCGGCCATCGCCACGCTGCTGCTCGCCTATTGCAGCAACAATGACGTGATCGTGCATTCCGGCCCGCTTTATGCCGCGACCGAGGCGATGATCGCGCGCATCCTCTCGCGCTTCGGCATCACCTATATGGACTTCCCGGCGGGCGCGACCCGCGCGGAAATCGACGCGGTGCTGGAACAGGCCAAGGACATGGCAGCCAGGCAGGGCGGCCGCGTCGCGATGATTTATCTGGAAAGCCCGGCCAACCCCACCAACGCACTGGTCGATATCGAGGCGGTGGCCGAGGCGCGCGATGCGGTGCTGGGGGCAGAAGCCGTTCCGACGCCGATCGCGATCGACAACACCTTCCTGGGCCCCCTGTGGCAGCAGCCGCTGCACCATGGCGCGGACATCGTGGTCTACAGCCTCACCAAATATGTCGGCGGCCATAGCGATCTGGTCGCGGGCGGCCTCTCCGGCCCGAAGCGCTGGATGGATCCGGTGCGCGCACTGCGCAACACCATCGGCACGATCTGCGACCCCAATACCGCCTGGATGCTGATGCGTTCGCTGGAAACGGTCGAACTGCGCATGACCCGCGCGGGCGAGAATGCCGCCAAGGTCTGCGCATTCCTGGCGCAGCACCCCAAGGTCGAAGGGCTGGGCTATCTCGGCATGATCCAGGATGCGCGCCAGCAGGATATTTTCGACCGGCACTGCACCGGCGCGGGATCGACCTTCTCGCTGTTCATCAAGGGCGGTGAGGCGGATAGCTTCCGCTTTCTCGATTCCTTACGCCTCGCCAAGCTGGCGGTGAGCCTGGGCGGCACCGAAACGCTGGCGAGCCACCCTGCCGCGATGACACACCTTTCGGTTCCCGATGCGCGCAAGGCGGCGCTGGGCATTACCGACAATCTGGTGCGCATCTCGATCGGCGTCGAGGATCCCGACGATCTGATCGCCGATTTCGAACAGGCGCTCAACGTGGTCTGA
- a CDS encoding DASS family sodium-coupled anion symporter: protein MTNIWGLITGVLGFALTLVLPAPVGMDAQAWSTAGLVFWMAAWWMTQAVPLTVTALLPFIVLPLTGVMSADAIAAEYYSPILFLILGGAFLALAIERVGLHKRLALAIVNRSGHTSAQLLFAFMIATATLSLLISNTSTTLIMVPIASAVLVAGGIAEGESEGLPGALMMGIAFAASIGGLGTLVGSPTNAISAGLLAKTTGLEIGFAEWAAYGMPIVILSVPIAAFILARVQKLAAHPFDVDAARSAIARQAEWSVPERRLVPVIVLVILAWIIQPWLSGLLPKGALTDGSIAVMAGIALFILPDGTGRPMLVWKEANRAPWDVIMLFGGGLALAAGIGESGLDRWIGTALEPLAGVPLIVIALALTALVILVTEFASNVATASGVMPVVASLIVTLGVDPVLLAMPVAMAASWGFMLPSGTGPNAIAWATGNIALPRQLKAGLWLDIAGVPLMVGTIWMVSFVIN from the coding sequence TTGACCAACATCTGGGGCCTGATCACCGGCGTGCTGGGTTTCGCGCTCACGCTTGTCCTGCCCGCGCCGGTCGGCATGGATGCACAGGCGTGGAGCACCGCTGGGCTGGTCTTCTGGATGGCGGCCTGGTGGATGACGCAGGCCGTGCCGCTCACCGTCACCGCGCTGCTGCCGTTCATCGTACTGCCGCTGACCGGGGTGATGAGCGCCGATGCCATCGCGGCGGAATACTATTCGCCCATCCTGTTCCTGATCCTGGGCGGCGCGTTCCTCGCGCTGGCGATCGAGCGGGTCGGGCTGCACAAGCGGCTCGCGCTCGCCATCGTCAACCGATCGGGGCACACATCGGCGCAATTGCTGTTCGCCTTCATGATCGCGACCGCGACCCTGTCGCTGCTGATCTCGAACACCTCGACCACGCTCATCATGGTGCCAATCGCCAGCGCGGTGCTGGTCGCGGGAGGCATCGCGGAGGGCGAGAGCGAAGGGCTGCCCGGCGCGCTGATGATGGGCATTGCCTTTGCCGCCTCGATCGGGGGGCTGGGCACATTGGTCGGCTCCCCCACCAACGCCATTTCGGCAGGGCTGCTCGCCAAGACCACCGGGCTTGAGATCGGCTTTGCCGAATGGGCGGCGTACGGCATGCCGATCGTCATCCTGTCGGTGCCGATCGCGGCCTTCATCCTGGCCAGGGTGCAAAAGCTCGCCGCGCACCCGTTCGATGTCGATGCCGCGCGCAGCGCGATTGCGCGCCAGGCCGAATGGTCGGTGCCCGAAAGGCGGCTGGTGCCGGTGATCGTGCTGGTGATCCTGGCCTGGATCATCCAGCCCTGGCTGAGCGGCCTGCTGCCCAAGGGCGCGCTGACCGACGGGTCGATCGCGGTGATGGCGGGGATCGCGCTGTTCATCCTGCCCGATGGCACCGGGCGGCCGATGCTGGTGTGGAAAGAGGCCAATCGCGCGCCCTGGGACGTCATCATGCTGTTCGGCGGCGGCCTGGCGCTGGCGGCGGGCATCGGCGAATCCGGGCTGGATCGCTGGATCGGCACCGCGCTGGAGCCGCTGGCGGGCGTGCCGCTGATCGTCATCGCGCTGGCGCTGACCGCCCTGGTCATCCTGGTCACCGAATTTGCCAGCAATGTCGCCACGGCCAGCGGGGTGATGCCCGTCGTCGCCAGCCTGATCGTCACCCTAGGGGTCGATCCGGTGCTGCTCGCCATGCCGGTGGCGATGGCGGCGAGCTGGGGCTTCATGCTGCCTTCGGGCACCGGACCCAATGCGATTGCCTGGGCAACCGGCAATATCGCGCTGCCGCGTCAGCTCAAGGCCGGGCTGTGGCTCGACATTGCGGGCGTTCCTCTCATGGTCGGCACGATCTGGATGGTTTCCTTTGTAATCAATTGA
- the pgeF gene encoding peptidoglycan editing factor PgeF: MQTVPLLTSPALGSIAHGFTGRRGGVSTGLVAGLNVGLGSDDDPAAVHENRRRAGEAILPGSTLVTLHQVHSADVVRVNAAIPVDERPKADAMVTDRPGLLLGVLGADCPPILFADEAAGVVGAAHSGWKGAFAGVGEATVAAMERMGAQRSRIIAAIGPCIQQKSYEVDSGFFQRFCEAEPENERFFREGRADHYQFDLEGYIAARLAACGIGTVHVSGVDTYADEQGYYSFRRATHRGEPDYGRQMGAIGLRG, from the coding sequence ATGCAAACCGTACCCCTTCTCACCTCCCCGGCCCTTGGCAGCATCGCGCACGGTTTCACCGGGCGGCGCGGCGGGGTGTCCACGGGCCTGGTCGCGGGTCTCAATGTCGGGCTGGGCTCGGACGACGACCCGGCAGCGGTGCACGAAAACCGCAGGCGCGCAGGCGAGGCGATCCTGCCCGGCTCCACTCTGGTGACGTTGCATCAGGTGCACAGCGCCGATGTCGTGCGCGTCAACGCCGCCATTCCGGTCGACGAACGGCCGAAGGCGGACGCCATGGTCACCGACCGGCCCGGCCTGCTGCTCGGCGTGCTCGGCGCAGACTGCCCGCCGATCCTGTTTGCAGATGAAGCCGCAGGCGTGGTCGGCGCGGCGCATTCGGGCTGGAAGGGCGCGTTTGCCGGCGTCGGCGAGGCGACCGTCGCGGCGATGGAGCGCATGGGGGCGCAGCGTTCGCGGATCATCGCCGCGATCGGTCCGTGCATCCAGCAGAAAAGCTATGAGGTCGACAGCGGCTTCTTCCAGCGCTTCTGCGAGGCCGAGCCGGAGAACGAGCGCTTTTTCCGCGAAGGCCGCGCGGACCATTATCAATTCGACCTGGAAGGCTATATCGCCGCGCGCCTCGCCGCCTGCGGCATCGGCACGGTGCATGTGAGCGGGGTGGATACCTATGCGGACGAGCAGGGCTATTACAGCTTCCGCCGCGCGACACATCGCGGCGAGCCCGATTACGGACGGCAGATGGGCGCGATCGGGCTGAGGGGGTAA
- the pepN gene encoding aminopeptidase N: protein MADIQTATASPAIQEPPVIYRADYQPPDWRVETVALEFDLDLSATEVSATLGIVRNGDHDRPVRFDCDGALPQTLMVDGQPVNWRDEGNAIAFDVQGERAMVTLTTRIAPDTNTQLMGLFASGGMLCTQCEAEGFRRIIPFIDRPDNMAVYEVLLRADKRRFPVLLSNGALVDSGELPEGRHYARWRDPHPKPSYLFALVAGDLVATRDQFTTRSGAPVDLAIYVRAGDEGRTAHAMQALKASMAWDEQVYGLEYDLPVFNIVAVSDFNMGAMENKGLNIFNSRYILADPDTATDYDYDAIEGVVAHEYFHNWSGNRVTCRDWFQLSLKEGFTVYRDQCFSADMGSEAVKRIEDVRMLRAAQFPEDAGPLAHPIRPDSYMEISNFYTSTVYNKGAEVIRMMATMAGPERFRAGCDLYFQRHDGEAATCEDFVRAMEQGAGLDLTQFRRWYEQAGTPQVQARLEHDAATGTATLHLRQNFAATPGQSDKPVMPIPLRTALIDRDMKAHRGEMLVMLTEAEQALSFTGYARAPVLSINRGFSAPVNLDVARATGDLPFLVRHDDDPFARYEALQQLVIDRLMADIADMDGPGAAPAHAVSLDEIIAVFGDLVSDQRLDDSMRAEILSLPTEAFLGEQMLVVRPEAIHAARRALRKAIGSRLLDPWRIAHERASAVPYSLSREARGARKIKSLALGYIASAEASDAAAIAFDQFARADNMTDRQGALAVLASMRADERETALDSFYNRYQGNALVIDKWFSLQTGSAHPQVHEQMLELIRHKDFTLTNPNRVRALYWPFVSNQAVFHHDSGRGYELLTDLIVKLDPLNPQTTARFIAPLGRWRRFDEARAARMRGCLERILAQPGLSKDVTEQVVKSLE, encoded by the coding sequence ATGGCCGATATCCAGACCGCAACCGCCAGCCCGGCAATCCAGGAACCCCCGGTGATCTACCGCGCGGACTATCAGCCGCCCGACTGGCGGGTGGAGACGGTCGCCCTGGAATTCGACCTCGATCTTTCCGCAACCGAAGTGAGCGCGACGCTTGGCATCGTGCGCAACGGCGATCATGATCGCCCGGTGCGGTTCGACTGCGATGGCGCGCTGCCGCAGACGCTGATGGTCGATGGCCAACCCGTCAACTGGCGCGATGAGGGCAACGCCATCGCCTTCGACGTTCAGGGCGAGCGCGCCATGGTGACGCTGACCACCCGCATCGCGCCCGATACCAACACCCAGCTGATGGGCCTGTTCGCCTCGGGCGGCATGCTGTGCACCCAGTGCGAGGCCGAAGGCTTTCGCCGTATCATCCCGTTCATCGACCGGCCCGACAACATGGCGGTCTATGAGGTGCTGCTGCGCGCGGACAAGCGCCGGTTTCCGGTGCTGCTTTCGAACGGCGCGCTGGTCGATTCCGGCGAATTGCCCGAGGGTCGGCATTACGCGCGCTGGCGCGATCCGCACCCCAAACCGAGCTATCTGTTCGCGCTGGTCGCGGGCGATCTGGTGGCGACGCGCGATCAGTTCACCACCAGATCGGGCGCTCCCGTCGACCTCGCCATCTATGTCCGCGCGGGCGACGAGGGCCGCACCGCGCATGCGATGCAGGCGCTGAAAGCCTCGATGGCCTGGGACGAGCAGGTCTATGGCCTGGAATATGACCTGCCGGTGTTCAATATCGTCGCGGTCAGCGACTTCAACATGGGGGCGATGGAGAACAAGGGCCTCAACATCTTCAACTCGCGCTATATTCTGGCCGATCCCGACACCGCGACCGATTATGACTATGACGCGATCGAGGGCGTCGTCGCGCACGAATATTTCCACAACTGGTCGGGCAACCGCGTCACCTGTCGCGACTGGTTCCAGCTGAGCCTGAAAGAGGGCTTCACCGTCTATCGCGACCAGTGCTTCTCCGCCGATATGGGATCGGAAGCGGTCAAGCGGATCGAGGATGTGCGGATGCTGCGTGCCGCGCAGTTCCCGGAGGATGCGGGCCCGCTCGCGCACCCGATCCGCCCCGACAGCTATATGGAGATCAGCAACTTCTACACCTCCACCGTCTATAACAAGGGCGCAGAGGTGATCCGGATGATGGCGACCATGGCGGGGCCCGAGCGCTTCCGCGCCGGCTGCGACCTGTATTTCCAGCGGCACGACGGCGAAGCTGCAACCTGCGAGGATTTCGTCCGCGCGATGGAGCAGGGCGCGGGGCTGGACCTCACGCAATTCCGCCGCTGGTACGAACAGGCGGGCACGCCGCAGGTCCAGGCGCGGCTGGAGCATGATGCCGCCACTGGCACCGCGACGCTGCACTTGCGCCAGAATTTCGCCGCCACCCCCGGCCAGAGCGACAAGCCGGTCATGCCCATTCCGCTGCGCACCGCGCTGATCGATCGCGACATGAAGGCGCATCGCGGCGAGATGCTGGTGATGCTGACCGAGGCCGAGCAGGCGCTGAGCTTTACCGGCTATGCGCGCGCGCCGGTGCTGTCGATCAATCGCGGCTTCTCTGCGCCGGTGAACCTCGATGTCGCACGCGCGACCGGCGACCTGCCGTTCCTTGTCCGGCATGATGACGATCCGTTTGCGCGCTACGAAGCGCTGCAACAGCTCGTCATCGACCGGCTGATGGCCGATATTGCCGATATGGACGGCCCCGGCGCAGCCCCGGCGCATGCGGTGTCGCTCGACGAGATCATCGCGGTGTTCGGCGATCTGGTCAGCGACCAGCGGCTCGACGATTCGATGCGCGCGGAAATCCTGAGCCTGCCGACCGAAGCGTTTCTGGGCGAGCAGATGCTGGTGGTGCGGCCCGAGGCGATCCACGCGGCGCGGCGGGCCTTGCGCAAGGCCATCGGATCGCGGCTGCTCGATCCCTGGAGGATTGCGCACGAACGCGCCTCGGCCGTGCCCTATTCGCTCAGCCGCGAGGCCCGCGGCGCGCGCAAGATCAAGTCGCTGGCGCTCGGCTATATCGCCTCGGCAGAGGCCAGCGATGCCGCGGCAATCGCGTTCGACCAGTTCGCCCGCGCCGACAACATGACCGACCGCCAGGGCGCGCTGGCGGTGCTCGCCAGCATGCGCGCGGACGAACGCGAAACCGCGCTCGACAGCTTCTACAACCGCTATCAGGGCAATGCGCTGGTCATCGACAAATGGTTCTCGCTGCAAACCGGCTCCGCGCACCCGCAGGTGCACGAACAGATGCTCGAGCTCATCCGCCACAAGGACTTCACGCTGACCAACCCCAACCGGGTGCGTGCGCTCTATTGGCCGTTCGTGTCCAACCAGGCGGTGTTCCATCATGACAGCGGGCGCGGCTATGAACTGCTCACCGATCTGATCGTGAAGCTCGATCCGCTCAACCCGCAGACCACCGCGCGCTTCATCGCGCCCTTGGGCCGCTGGCGCCGGTTCGACGAGGCCCGCGCAGCCAGGATGCGCGGCTGTCTGGAACGGATCCTGGCGCAGCCGGGGCTTTCGAAAGATGTAACCGAGCAGGTGGTGAAGAGCCTTGAGTGA